The following DNA comes from Longimicrobiales bacterium.
GTCCGCCGGCACGGCGTGCCGCCCCAGGCGACATGCCACGCTCTCGGCGGAAGGCGTGCGCGAAGGCATACTCTGAGCTGTATCCCACCCGCTGAGCGATCGCGCGCATGGATTGATCCGTGTCGGTGAGCAGGGCGGCGGCGAGATTCATCCGCCACCACGTGATGTAGGCCATGGGCGGATCGCCGATCAGTTCATGGAATCGACGAGCGAAGGCCGTGCGGGACAAAGCCGCATACTGAGCGAGCTCCGCGACCGTCCAGGGGTGACCGGGGTCGTCGTGGAACGCGTCGAGAGCGGAGCGGAGTCCTGTCTCTCGGATCGCTGCGACCCACGAATGCGCGCCGTCCGGCAGGACACGCTCATCGTGGCACGCGCGGAGGATGTGGATGAACAACACGTCGAGGAGTGCGGCGATCAGGTGATCCGTGCCCGGCCCAGGCCGGTCGAGTTCCATCGCGAGCAGTTCCACCGCATCCCGGAGCGGCTCGCCGCGATCGAACGGCGCGCGCAAGATCACCACGGGCGGGAGCTGGGCAAGCAATGGGTGAATGAATCGCAGGTCGAGTTCATATGCGCCGCAGAGCGTGACCGTCTGTTCCCCCGGCAGCCCATGGTCGGAATCCGCCGGCATCTGAGCTGCGCCATTGCCGGCTACTTGGCCCGGTTCGCACGCCTCAGCGAGCTCGGCATCGATCCGATCGGCGAGCGCGTGCTCGACTCCGCTGGGGAGGAACAGAACGTCTCCTACCTGCAGCCGCACCGGATCCTCGCCATCACGAATCAGCCAGCACGTCCCGCGAAGGATGACCTGGAATCCGGCCGAGCCGTCGACCGCGGCAAAACGCTGACCCCATGGCGCGGTCCAGGTGACGCGCTGAGATCGCGGTCGTCCTCGACGGAGGACCGCGACGACCTCACTCATCATGTCCACGAACTGATCTTATAGGGTGAGGGCGCTATCGAGGACGATCACGCATGAAATCGATCGTTACACGCATTGTTCGTGCTTCAAATGAAACATAGCGTGAACATTGTCCGTGCCGAGCCTCGCCGCGGCCTCGAACGTCAGGAGACCTTATGCCCACTGAGATGCAACTCACGCAAGCCAGCAGGCGGCGCACGTCGCTCGCCACATTGACAGCAAACTGGCGCCCGCGCTTGCTCGGCGCCGTCATCGCGATGCTGGCCTGCGTGCTCATCTGGCTTGCGGGAGGCGTGGCGGGCGCCTCGTTCGTGGTCTCCTTCGGAGCCGAGGAGCCGCCGATGGAGGTTACGCTCGGAGCGGTCATCGGTTCCGTGCTGGCGGCTGCCGTCGCGGGATGGGTGCTGCGCATCGCACTCGAACTCCTGACGACGCGTGCCAGAACCATCTGGACGGCAGTTGCGCTCACGGCGGCGGCGGTCTCACTGCTGCCGGCATTCGCCTACGAAGCGGATGTCGAGACCACAGTGTCATTGACCTTCATGCACATCGCTGCCGCAGCGGCGATCATCCCATTCTTCCGCCGCCGGGGCAGCTTCGCAGCAGGAAAGACTCACACGGAGCACTGAACGCCCGACCAGTGCGCGTGCGCCGTGACGCGCGTACGCACAGACACGCCCTGCTCCCAGGATTCGCTTCCAATGATGCGATGAGGTGCGCTGGCGGCGAGAGCTTCGCCCTGGCGACGGGCCTCGGCGAGATCCTCAACCTGCTCACCGACCTCGGCGACCTCTGCAACCAGTGCGAACGCACGAGCCTGCCGCCACCGCACAAACGAATCTGCCCCGCCATCAGGCGGGGCAGATTTCGACGTTCTCAACGTTTGTGGACCATGGTC
Coding sequences within:
- a CDS encoding AraC family transcriptional regulator; this translates as MMSEVVAVLRRGRPRSQRVTWTAPWGQRFAAVDGSAGFQVILRGTCWLIRDGEDPVRLQVGDVLFLPSGVEHALADRIDAELAEACEPGQVAGNGAAQMPADSDHGLPGEQTVTLCGAYELDLRFIHPLLAQLPPVVILRAPFDRGEPLRDAVELLAMELDRPGPGTDHLIAALLDVLFIHILRACHDERVLPDGAHSWVAAIRETGLRSALDAFHDDPGHPWTVAELAQYAALSRTAFARRFHELIGDPPMAYITWWRMNLAAALLTDTDQSMRAIAQRVGYSSEYAFAHAFRRERGMSPGAARRAGG
- a CDS encoding DUF6069 family protein — its product is MQLTQASRRRTSLATLTANWRPRLLGAVIAMLACVLIWLAGGVAGASFVVSFGAEEPPMEVTLGAVIGSVLAAAVAGWVLRIALELLTTRARTIWTAVALTAAAVSLLPAFAYEADVETTVSLTFMHIAAAAAIIPFFRRRGSFAAGKTHTEH